The following are encoded together in the Sphingomonas insulae genome:
- a CDS encoding PQQ-dependent sugar dehydrogenase, producing the protein MRLSLLATLPIALIACSGNAAAPVSADGQAGETPPSAKPFRETVIADFVSPWSFAFLPDDRIVVTEKAGQMILLSADGKRRQTIATITVDSAGQGGLMDVVPAPDFATSKRIYFSYSAADAGGKGVILARGRLRPDGGGQGGERLGEIEALFRARPFVEGNGHYSGRIAFSPDGSSLFFTNGERQKFTPAQDPQATLGKVLRLTLDGKPAPGNPLVAKGFAPEVWSYGHRNLLGIAFDAQGRLWEQEMGPKGGDELNLIMPGRNYGWPNASNGSNYDGSDIPDHAPGDGYEPPKVWWNPVISPGGLMIYSGSMFPAWKGDAFIGGLSSQSLVRVDLDGQTARKADQWPMGARIRDVKQGPDGAIWVIEDGGKSQGRMIRLTAK; encoded by the coding sequence ATGCGCCTAAGCCTGCTCGCCACCCTGCCGATCGCCCTTATCGCCTGTTCGGGCAACGCCGCCGCCCCGGTATCGGCGGATGGTCAGGCCGGAGAGACGCCGCCGTCGGCCAAGCCGTTTCGCGAGACGGTGATCGCCGATTTCGTGTCGCCGTGGTCCTTCGCATTCCTGCCCGACGACCGCATCGTCGTCACCGAAAAGGCGGGGCAGATGATCCTGCTGTCCGCGGACGGCAAGCGTCGGCAGACGATCGCGACCATCACGGTCGATTCGGCGGGGCAGGGCGGGTTGATGGACGTGGTGCCGGCGCCCGATTTCGCGACCAGCAAGCGCATCTACTTTAGCTATTCCGCGGCCGATGCGGGCGGCAAGGGCGTGATCCTGGCGCGCGGCCGGCTGCGTCCCGACGGCGGCGGGCAGGGCGGCGAACGGCTCGGCGAGATCGAGGCGCTGTTCCGCGCGCGTCCGTTCGTCGAGGGCAACGGGCATTATTCCGGGCGGATCGCATTTTCGCCGGACGGCAGCTCGCTGTTCTTCACCAATGGCGAGCGGCAGAAGTTCACGCCGGCGCAGGATCCGCAGGCGACGCTGGGCAAGGTGTTGCGGCTGACCCTCGACGGCAAGCCGGCGCCCGGCAACCCGCTGGTCGCCAAGGGATTCGCTCCGGAGGTCTGGAGCTATGGCCATCGCAACCTGCTCGGCATCGCGTTCGATGCGCAGGGCCGGTTGTGGGAACAGGAAATGGGGCCGAAGGGCGGCGACGAATTGAACCTAATCATGCCGGGTCGCAATTATGGCTGGCCTAACGCGTCGAACGGCAGCAACTACGACGGCAGCGATATCCCCGATCACGCGCCGGGCGACGGCTACGAACCGCCGAAGGTGTGGTGGAACCCGGTGATCTCTCCGGGTGGGCTGATGATCTATTCGGGGTCGATGTTCCCGGCGTGGAAGGGCGATGCCTTCATCGGCGGGCTCTCTTCACAATCGCTCGTGCGGGTCGACCTGGACGGACAGACGGCGAGGAAGGCCGACCAATGGCCGATGGGTGCGCGCATCCGCGACGTGAAGCAGGGGCCGGACGGGGCGATCTGGGTGATCGAGGACGGTGGCAAGTCGCAGGGGCGGATGATCCGGCTGACGGCGAAGTAA
- the rimP gene encoding ribosome maturation protein RimP produces MADIALLTQLIEPEATALGFDLVRVKMTGGKSDPTLQIMAERPDTGQLTIDDCAELSRRVSESFDALEADGRDPMPDAYRLEVSSPGIDRPLTRPKDYATWAGHEARITLVEKIDNRKILTGDLVGIDGDQVSIDVRGHTRMTVGLAAIHDAKLTITDRLLAATAPLSSDGADEFEEVSPEADADHPHDTDTNDNDALSEGQK; encoded by the coding sequence ATGGCGGACATCGCCCTACTCACGCAGTTGATCGAACCCGAAGCCACCGCGCTGGGCTTCGACCTCGTGCGCGTGAAGATGACCGGCGGCAAATCCGATCCCACGTTGCAGATCATGGCGGAACGCCCCGATACCGGTCAGCTGACGATCGACGATTGCGCCGAACTGTCGCGCCGCGTCTCCGAATCGTTCGATGCGCTGGAAGCGGACGGCCGCGATCCGATGCCCGATGCCTATCGCCTCGAAGTGTCGTCGCCCGGCATCGACCGTCCGCTGACCCGACCGAAGGATTATGCGACCTGGGCGGGGCACGAGGCGCGGATCACGCTGGTCGAGAAGATCGACAACCGCAAGATCCTGACCGGCGATCTCGTCGGGATCGACGGGGATCAGGTTTCGATCGACGTGCGCGGCCACACCCGCATGACCGTCGGCCTCGCGGCGATCCACGATGCCAAGCTGACGATCACCGACCGGCTGCTCGCCGCCACCGCGCCGCTGTCGAGCGACGGCGCGGACGAATTCGAAGAGGTATCGCCCGAGGCGGATGCCGACCACCCACACGACACCGACACGAACGACAACGACGCCCTTAGCGAAGGACAGAAGTAA
- the nusA gene encoding transcription termination factor NusA gives MATVATANRAELIAIANSVASEKMIDKSIVIEALEEAIQRAAKTRYGIENDIRAKLDPTSGDLRLWRVVEVVEAVDDYFKQVDVTQAQKLQKGAVVGDYIVDPLPPIEFGRIQAQASKQIIFQKVRDAERERQYEEFKDRQGEIITGVVKRVEFGHVVVDLGRAEGVIRRDAQIPREVVRVNDRIRSLILNVRRENRGPQIFLSRAHPDFMKKLFAQEVPEIYDGIITIQAAARDPGSRAKIGVISRDSSIDPVGACVGMKGSRVQAVVQEMQGEKIDIIPWSPDIATFVVNALQPASVSRVVIDEEEERIEVVVPDDQLSLAIGRRGQNVRLASQLTGKAIDILTEQDASEKRQKEFTERTEMFQNELDVDETLAQLLVAEGFGALEEVAYVELDEIAGIEGFDEDLGQELQSRAQEALDRREAANREERRALGVEDALVDMPYLTEAMLVTLGKAGIKTLDDLADLATDELVEKKRVEPRRRNEDAPKRPEPKGGILSEYGLSDEQGNEIIMAARQHWFADDEAPAADASADVADGEDA, from the coding sequence ATGGCCACCGTCGCCACCGCCAACCGCGCGGAACTGATCGCGATCGCCAATTCGGTCGCATCGGAAAAGATGATCGACAAGAGCATCGTGATCGAGGCTCTGGAAGAGGCGATCCAGCGCGCCGCCAAGACGCGCTACGGCATCGAGAACGATATCCGCGCCAAGCTCGACCCCACCAGCGGCGACCTGCGCCTGTGGCGTGTCGTCGAGGTGGTCGAGGCGGTCGACGATTATTTCAAGCAGGTCGACGTCACCCAGGCACAGAAGCTGCAGAAGGGCGCCGTGGTCGGCGACTATATCGTCGATCCCCTGCCCCCGATCGAATTCGGTCGCATCCAGGCGCAGGCATCCAAGCAGATCATCTTCCAGAAGGTCCGCGACGCCGAGCGCGAGCGCCAGTATGAAGAGTTCAAGGATCGCCAGGGCGAGATCATCACCGGCGTCGTCAAGCGTGTCGAGTTCGGCCATGTCGTCGTCGACCTGGGCCGGGCCGAGGGCGTCATCCGCCGCGACGCGCAGATCCCGCGCGAGGTGGTGCGCGTCAACGACCGCATCCGGTCGCTGATCCTCAACGTCCGCCGCGAGAACCGCGGGCCGCAGATCTTCCTCAGCCGCGCGCACCCCGACTTCATGAAGAAGCTGTTCGCGCAGGAAGTGCCGGAGATCTACGACGGCATCATCACCATCCAGGCGGCGGCGCGCGATCCCGGCAGCCGCGCCAAGATCGGCGTCATCAGCCGCGATTCGAGCATCGACCCGGTCGGCGCCTGCGTCGGCATGAAGGGTAGCCGCGTGCAGGCGGTCGTGCAGGAGATGCAGGGCGAGAAGATCGACATCATCCCCTGGTCGCCCGACATCGCGACCTTCGTTGTCAACGCGTTGCAACCCGCCAGCGTCAGCCGCGTCGTGATCGACGAGGAGGAAGAGCGGATCGAGGTCGTGGTCCCCGACGACCAGCTCAGCCTTGCCATCGGTCGTCGCGGCCAGAACGTCCGCCTCGCCAGCCAGCTGACCGGCAAGGCGATCGACATCCTGACCGAGCAGGACGCGAGCGAGAAGCGCCAGAAGGAATTCACCGAGCGTACCGAGATGTTCCAGAACGAACTGGATGTCGACGAGACGTTGGCACAGCTGCTGGTCGCCGAAGGCTTCGGCGCGCTGGAAGAGGTCGCCTATGTCGAGCTGGATGAGATCGCGGGCATCGAGGGCTTCGACGAGGACCTCGGCCAGGAACTCCAGAGCCGCGCGCAGGAAGCGCTCGACCGCCGCGAGGCCGCGAACCGCGAGGAACGCCGCGCGTTGGGCGTTGAGGACGCGCTGGTCGACATGCCGTATTTGACCGAGGCGATGCTGGTCACGCTGGGCAAGGCGGGCATCAAGACGCTCGACGACCTTGCCGACCTCGCCACCGACGAACTGGTCGAGAAGAAGCGCGTCGAACCGCGCCGCCGCAACGAGGATGCACCGAAGCGCCCCGAGCCGAAGGGCGGCATCCTCAGCGAATACGGCCTGAGCGACGAACAGGGCAACGAGATCATCATGGCCGCCCGCCAGCATTGGTTCGCCGACGACGAGGCGCCTGCCGCCGATGCGTCCGCGGATGTCGCGGACGGTGAGGACGCCTGA
- a CDS encoding tautomerase family protein — MPFVSIRISGSATRDQKAGIVADVTSSLVSRLGKNPAAVQIVIQEVSTENYGAGGQLLADRDAPKPEPRPEPREDAHAVPSQ, encoded by the coding sequence ATGCCATTCGTCTCGATCCGCATCTCCGGCAGCGCGACCCGCGACCAGAAGGCGGGGATCGTCGCCGACGTGACGTCCTCGCTGGTGTCGCGCCTCGGCAAGAACCCCGCCGCGGTGCAGATCGTGATCCAGGAAGTGTCGACGGAAAATTACGGCGCCGGCGGGCAATTGCTCGCCGACCGCGATGCCCCGAAGCCCGAACCGCGGCCCGAACCGAGGGAGGACGCGCATGCGGTTCCCTCACAATGA
- a CDS encoding GIY-YIG nuclease family protein, which translates to MLASGVNGTIYTGVTSNLIGRIVQHRDGTFEGFTSRYGVVTLVWFDMADTMEVAIASEKRIKAWRRDWKKNLIERDNPGWADLAVALGLPPLD; encoded by the coding sequence ATGCTGGCCAGCGGCGTTAACGGGACGATCTACACGGGCGTCACGTCCAACCTGATCGGTCGCATCGTGCAACACCGCGACGGCACGTTCGAGGGATTCACCAGCCGCTACGGCGTCGTGACCCTGGTGTGGTTCGACATGGCCGACACGATGGAGGTAGCCATCGCCAGCGAAAAGCGGATCAAGGCATGGCGTCGCGATTGGAAGAAAAATCTGATCGAGCGCGATAATCCTGGTTGGGCGGATCTCGCGGTGGCGCTTGGCCTGCCGCCGTTGGACTGA
- a CDS encoding DUF448 domain-containing protein, protein MTDPVRKCILTQDRDSSDNLVRLALGPDGTIMPDVRAKAPGRGAWIGVSRAELEQAIARKRLRGALARAFKGEVLTIPDDLPQRIEDALQRNALDRLGLESRSGGLLTGSEKIITAARAGQLQTLYHAADASIDGNRKLDQAWRMGSDREGSTLRGLVLPVPRTILSLALGRENVVHIGLTDRAAAARVSDALDRWLHFIGPEPTPVPCETASQGASAPGLSPGQSGAASTGHRPAVDANEEFE, encoded by the coding sequence ATGACCGACCCGGTCCGCAAGTGCATCCTCACGCAGGATCGCGACAGCAGCGACAACCTCGTCCGCCTCGCGCTCGGGCCGGACGGCACGATCATGCCCGACGTGCGTGCCAAGGCCCCCGGTCGTGGTGCGTGGATCGGCGTCTCGCGCGCCGAACTGGAACAGGCGATCGCCAGGAAGCGCCTGCGCGGCGCCCTCGCCCGGGCGTTCAAGGGCGAGGTGCTGACGATCCCCGACGATCTGCCGCAGCGAATCGAGGATGCGCTGCAACGCAACGCGCTCGACCGGCTCGGCCTCGAATCGCGCTCCGGCGGGCTGCTGACCGGATCGGAAAAGATCATCACCGCCGCGCGCGCGGGCCAGCTGCAGACGCTGTACCATGCCGCGGATGCGTCGATCGACGGCAACCGCAAGCTCGATCAGGCGTGGCGGATGGGCTCCGATCGCGAAGGCTCGACGCTCAGGGGCTTGGTATTACCTGTACCGCGCACCATATTGTCGTTGGCGCTGGGCCGCGAGAATGTGGTACATATCGGCCTGACCGACCGCGCTGCTGCCGCGCGGGTGAGCGACGCGCTCGACCGCTGGCTGCATTTTATCGGACCTGAACCCACTCCCGTGCCTTGCGAAACGGCCTCGCAGGGCGCATCGGCGCCCGGACTTTCCCCCGGACAATCTGGGGCCGCATCCACCGGGCATCGACCGGCCGTAGACGCAAACGAGGAATTTGAGTGA
- the infB gene encoding translation initiation factor IF-2 has product MSDTDNEKPKLGMRTPLGVKRTVETGQVKQSFSHGRSNTVIVETKKRRVLGRPGEAQAAPEPQVQAPVAAPEPVAAPAPAPRPAPSNETAQERQARMLREAEDQRMHALEDARRREEAARVQAAEDARVRAAEKAAAAAAPAPAPAPTPEPTPAPAPVAAAPAAPQAAPVVVPTPAGRGFRPVERAVPPPAPVPAQIEAATPEATTEPVAAAPAPAPVEAAAPAPAPTPAPAPAAPAPAPAPTLQLGRDPSMPAPRRFSPVARPEIPKPQPKPEPAPAPAAAPAAATASSTGGAASRSLPSGQATPRNAPPSRPTQRDRKGDERRGGKLTVNRALGDDGARSRSLAALKRAREKEKRHFGGPREQQAKQIRDVQVPEAITVQELANRMAEKGADLVKTLFKMGMPVTMTQTIDQDTAELLVTEFGHNIVRVSDSDIDLALDTVEDSDDQLRPRPPVVTIMGHVDHGKTSLLDALRGTDVVRGEAGGITQHIGAYQVTLKDKSKVTFLDTPGHEAFTQMRARGADVTDIVVLVVAADDGLMPQTIEAINHTKAAGVPMIVAINKIDKYEANAQRVRERLLSEEVVVEEMGGDVQDVEVSALQKTGLDTLIEKIQLQAELLELRANPDRAAEGTVIEAKLDKGRGPVATILVNRGTLKVGDVFVIGAESGKVRALIDDKGRQVKEAGPAMPVEVLGMTGVPSAGDPLQVVESEARAREVAEYRQSVLTQKRTTTAPASLESMFSALKANAAIEYPLVVKADTQGTVEAIVASINKISTDLIKARVLHAGVGGITESDVTLAGASGAPIIGFNVRANAKAREIADRQKVALKYYDVIYDLTDEIRAGMAGQLGPEAFETVVGRAEIRDVFSAGKHGKAAGLLVVEGIIRKALKARITRNDVIIYQGEIASLRRFKDDVPEVRAGLECGVTFTSNFVDIKAGDFLETFEVEMRERTL; this is encoded by the coding sequence GTGAGCGACACCGACAACGAGAAGCCGAAACTTGGCATGCGCACGCCTTTGGGGGTGAAGCGCACGGTCGAGACCGGCCAGGTGAAGCAGAGCTTCAGCCATGGCCGGTCCAACACGGTGATCGTCGAAACGAAGAAGCGCCGCGTGCTCGGCCGTCCGGGTGAGGCGCAGGCCGCACCCGAGCCTCAGGTGCAGGCGCCCGTCGCCGCGCCGGAGCCGGTGGCCGCGCCCGCTCCTGCCCCCCGCCCCGCCCCGTCGAACGAGACGGCGCAGGAGCGGCAGGCCCGCATGCTGCGCGAGGCCGAGGACCAGCGCATGCACGCGCTGGAGGACGCACGCCGTCGCGAGGAGGCCGCACGCGTGCAGGCCGCCGAGGACGCCCGTGTGCGCGCCGCCGAAAAGGCCGCCGCCGCTGCGGCGCCTGCGCCGGCGCCCGCTCCGACCCCCGAACCGACCCCCGCGCCCGCTCCGGTAGCGGCGGCCCCCGCTGCACCGCAGGCGGCGCCGGTCGTCGTGCCGACGCCGGCCGGCCGTGGCTTCCGCCCGGTCGAACGCGCGGTACCGCCGCCCGCACCGGTCCCCGCACAGATCGAGGCCGCTACGCCGGAAGCGACCACCGAACCTGTCGCCGCGGCGCCCGCGCCGGCACCGGTCGAGGCCGCTGCGCCCGCCCCGGCTCCGACGCCCGCTCCCGCGCCCGCCGCACCGGCCCCCGCTCCGGCGCCGACGCTGCAGCTGGGCCGTGATCCGTCGATGCCGGCCCCGCGCCGCTTCTCGCCGGTCGCCCGGCCCGAGATTCCCAAACCGCAGCCGAAGCCCGAACCGGCGCCCGCTCCCGCAGCGGCACCGGCCGCGGCCACCGCGTCGTCGACCGGTGGCGCCGCATCGCGCAGCCTGCCTTCGGGTCAGGCGACGCCGCGCAACGCACCGCCGAGCCGGCCGACGCAGCGCGACCGCAAGGGCGACGAGCGTCGCGGCGGCAAGCTGACCGTCAACCGCGCGCTCGGCGACGATGGTGCGCGCAGCCGCAGCCTCGCCGCGCTGAAGCGTGCGCGCGAAAAGGAAAAGCGCCACTTCGGCGGTCCGCGCGAACAGCAGGCGAAGCAGATCCGCGACGTCCAGGTGCCCGAGGCGATCACCGTCCAGGAACTCGCCAACCGCATGGCGGAAAAGGGCGCGGACCTCGTCAAGACGCTGTTCAAGATGGGCATGCCCGTCACGATGACGCAGACGATCGATCAGGACACCGCCGAACTGCTGGTGACCGAATTCGGCCATAACATCGTCCGCGTCAGCGACAGCGACATCGATCTGGCGCTCGACACGGTCGAGGATTCGGACGATCAGCTGCGCCCGCGTCCCCCGGTCGTCACGATCATGGGCCACGTCGATCACGGCAAGACGTCGCTGCTCGATGCCCTTCGCGGCACCGACGTGGTGCGCGGCGAGGCCGGTGGCATCACCCAGCATATCGGCGCCTATCAGGTCACGCTGAAGGACAAGTCGAAGGTGACGTTCCTCGACACGCCGGGCCACGAGGCGTTCACGCAGATGCGCGCGCGCGGTGCGGACGTCACCGATATCGTGGTGCTGGTGGTCGCGGCCGACGACGGGCTGATGCCGCAGACGATCGAGGCGATCAACCACACCAAGGCGGCCGGCGTGCCGATGATCGTGGCGATCAACAAGATCGACAAGTACGAGGCCAATGCCCAGCGCGTGCGCGAGCGCCTGCTGAGCGAAGAGGTGGTGGTCGAGGAAATGGGCGGCGACGTCCAGGACGTCGAGGTTTCCGCGCTCCAGAAGACCGGCCTCGATACGCTGATCGAGAAGATCCAGCTGCAGGCCGAACTGCTCGAACTGCGCGCCAACCCCGATCGCGCCGCAGAGGGCACGGTGATCGAGGCGAAGCTCGACAAGGGCCGGGGTCCCGTCGCGACGATCCTGGTCAACCGCGGCACGCTGAAGGTCGGCGACGTCTTCGTCATCGGCGCGGAAAGCGGCAAGGTCCGTGCGCTGATCGACGACAAGGGCCGTCAGGTGAAGGAAGCCGGCCCGGCGATGCCTGTGGAGGTGCTCGGCATGACCGGCGTCCCTTCGGCAGGCGATCCGTTGCAGGTGGTCGAGAGCGAGGCCCGCGCCCGCGAGGTCGCGGAATACCGCCAGAGCGTCCTGACCCAGAAGCGCACGACCACGGCGCCTGCCAGCCTCGAGAGCATGTTCTCGGCGCTGAAGGCGAATGCCGCGATCGAATATCCGCTGGTGGTAAAGGCCGATACGCAGGGGACGGTCGAGGCGATCGTCGCGTCGATCAACAAGATCTCGACCGATCTCATCAAGGCGCGCGTGCTGCACGCGGGCGTGGGTGGCATCACCGAGAGCGACGTGACGCTGGCCGGGGCATCGGGCGCGCCGATCATCGGCTTCAACGTCCGCGCCAATGCCAAGGCACGCGAGATCGCCGACCGGCAGAAGGTGGCGCTCAAATATTACGACGTCATCTACGACCTGACCGACGAGATCCGCGCCGGCATGGCCGGGCAGCTCGGGCCGGAAGCGTTCGAGACGGTCGTGGGCCGCGCGGAAATCCGCGACGTCTTCTCGGCGGGCAAGCACGGCAAGGCCGCCGGTCTGCTGGTCGTCGAGGGCATCATCCGCAAGGCGCTCAAGGCGCGCATCACGCGCAACGACGTCATCATCTACCAGGGTGAGATCGCGTCGCTGCGCCGCTTCAAGGACGATGTCCCCGAAGTGCGCGCCGGTCTGGAATGCGGCGTGACGTTCACGTCGAACTTCGTCGACATCAAGGCGGGCGACTTCCTCGAGACGTTCGAAGTCGAGATGCGCGAGCGCACGTTGTAA
- the rbfA gene encoding 30S ribosome-binding factor RbfA gives MNKEPQEKSVRTLRVGEQVRHVLSEILARGDVHDETLARHMVSVTEVRMSPDLRHATVFVKPLLGKDEDEVLKALRTNTAYLQREVAHRIQNKYAAKLKFLADESFDEGSHIDQLLRKPEVARDLGDPTED, from the coding sequence ATGAACAAAGAACCCCAGGAAAAATCGGTCCGCACGCTGCGCGTCGGCGAACAGGTGCGCCACGTCCTGTCCGAAATCCTCGCTCGCGGCGACGTCCATGACGAAACGCTGGCCAGGCACATGGTGTCGGTCACCGAAGTGCGCATGTCCCCCGACCTGCGCCACGCCACCGTGTTCGTGAAGCCGCTGCTCGGCAAGGACGAGGACGAGGTGCTGAAGGCGCTGCGCACCAACACCGCCTATCTGCAACGCGAGGTCGCGCACCGCATCCAGAACAAATATGCCGCGAAGCTGAAATTCCTCGCCGACGAAAGCTTCGATGAGGGCAGCCACATCGACCAGCTGCTGCGCAAGCCGGAGGTGGCGCGGGATCTGGGCGATCCGACCGAGGATTGA
- a CDS encoding AbrB/MazE/SpoVT family DNA-binding domain-containing protein encodes MNAFTKLSDKGQVVIPKDVRDRLRLESGDRLEVVERSDGVLLRKAFERSGESFDAITVRIRARAGATDRTTSIADMDDTLAEMWAQGGPRWDR; translated from the coding sequence ATGAACGCCTTCACGAAACTTTCGGACAAGGGCCAGGTGGTCATCCCCAAGGACGTCCGTGATCGGCTGCGACTCGAATCGGGCGATCGGCTCGAAGTGGTCGAACGCTCAGATGGCGTCCTGTTGCGGAAGGCGTTCGAGCGGTCCGGGGAAAGCTTCGATGCGATCACGGTCCGTATCCGCGCACGGGCCGGCGCCACCGACCGTACGACATCGATCGCCGACATGGACGACACGCTGGCCGAAATGTGGGCGCAGGGTGGACCGCGTTGGGATCGATGA
- a CDS encoding type II toxin-antitoxin system VapC family toxin, with protein sequence MKAVDTNIVARYITNDDPIQSPIATAVLAQPSYIADTVLLESAWLLSSRYGYGRALLADTLNDLIDLPSVTVSDPALIRWAIGRFAAGADFADMMHLISGRHADGFVSFEDRLVALAGPDTPLPIARPA encoded by the coding sequence ATGAAGGCCGTCGATACCAATATCGTTGCCCGTTACATCACCAACGACGATCCCATACAGAGCCCGATCGCGACCGCGGTTCTGGCGCAGCCCAGCTACATTGCGGATACCGTCCTGCTGGAAAGCGCGTGGCTGCTGTCCTCGCGCTACGGCTATGGGCGGGCACTGCTCGCCGATACGTTGAATGACCTGATCGACCTGCCCAGTGTCACCGTCAGCGATCCGGCGCTCATCCGATGGGCGATCGGGCGATTTGCCGCCGGTGCGGACTTTGCTGATATGATGCATCTGATTTCCGGTCGCCACGCGGATGGATTCGTATCGTTCGAGGATCGGCTGGTTGCGCTTGCCGGTCCCGACACGCCCCTTCCCATCGCACGTCCCGCCTGA
- a CDS encoding thymidine kinase, producing MAKLYFYYASMNAGKSTTLLQADFNYRERGMNTMLFTAAVDDRFTAGTITSRIGLEAAATPFDAATDLAACVAHRHAGEPIACVLVDEAQFLSAGQVAQLAHICDVLNIPVLAYGLRTDFQGRLFEGSARLLATADALIEIKSVCVCGRKAIMNLRVDGEGRAIAEGAQTEIGGNDRYIALCRRHFTEALGA from the coding sequence ATGGCCAAGCTCTATTTCTATTACGCCAGCATGAACGCCGGCAAGTCGACGACGCTGCTGCAGGCGGACTTCAACTATCGCGAGCGGGGCATGAACACGATGCTGTTCACCGCCGCGGTGGACGACCGTTTCACGGCGGGCACGATCACCAGCCGGATCGGGCTGGAAGCGGCCGCGACGCCGTTCGATGCCGCGACGGACCTTGCCGCCTGCGTGGCGCATCGACACGCCGGCGAACCGATCGCCTGCGTGCTGGTCGACGAGGCGCAATTCCTGTCCGCCGGTCAGGTCGCGCAGCTGGCGCACATCTGCGACGTCCTCAACATACCCGTCCTCGCCTATGGCCTGCGTACCGATTTCCAGGGGCGGCTGTTCGAAGGGTCCGCGCGCCTGCTCGCCACCGCCGATGCGCTCATCGAGATCAAGTCGGTGTGCGTGTGCGGGCGCAAGGCGATCATGAACCTGCGGGTCGATGGCGAGGGGCGCGCTATCGCCGAGGGCGCGCAGACCGAAATCGGCGGCAACGACCGCTACATCGCGCTGTGCCGCCGGCATTTCACCGAGGCGCTGGGGGCGTAG
- a CDS encoding site-2 protease family protein: protein MNPENIVYRTAVWIIPLVIAIVFHEVAHGWMAKWLGDPTAQERRRLSFNPIRHVDPIGTVILPLGLAIAGAPVFGWAKPVPVIAQRLRNPRWGMVAVALAGPGMNLALATLTAIAIGAALALSGGTPPTGMAAFVFQNLVNFLQVNVFLAIFNLLPMPPFDGGHVVEGLLPRPLAAQWAKIGQFGFLLLLFVLVVLPMIVPSADVVGRIVGPPAQAVLNVFIALAGAIA from the coding sequence ATGAACCCCGAGAACATCGTCTATCGCACCGCGGTCTGGATCATTCCGCTGGTCATCGCGATCGTCTTCCATGAAGTCGCGCATGGCTGGATGGCGAAATGGCTCGGCGATCCGACCGCACAGGAACGGCGGCGGCTCAGTTTCAACCCGATCCGCCACGTCGATCCGATCGGCACGGTCATCCTGCCGCTCGGCCTCGCCATCGCCGGCGCGCCGGTGTTCGGCTGGGCGAAACCGGTGCCGGTGATCGCGCAGCGGCTGCGCAACCCGCGCTGGGGCATGGTGGCGGTGGCGCTCGCCGGGCCGGGCATGAACCTTGCGCTGGCGACGCTGACGGCGATCGCGATCGGCGCCGCGCTGGCGCTGTCCGGCGGCACCCCGCCGACCGGCATGGCGGCGTTCGTCTTCCAGAATCTGGTCAACTTCCTGCAGGTCAACGTCTTCCTCGCGATCTTCAACCTGCTGCCCATGCCCCCCTTCGACGGCGGCCATGTCGTCGAGGGCCTGCTGCCGCGGCCGCTCGCCGCGCAATGGGCAAAGATCGGCCAGTTCGGTTTCCTGCTGCTGCTGTTCGTGCTGGTCGTGCTGCCGATGATCGTCCCGTCCGCCGACGTCGTCGGGCGGATCGTCGGTCCGCCGGCGCAGGCGGTGCTGAACGTCTTCATCGCCCTCGCCGGCGCGATCGCCTGA